The Dioscorea cayenensis subsp. rotundata cultivar TDr96_F1 chromosome 7, TDr96_F1_v2_PseudoChromosome.rev07_lg8_w22 25.fasta, whole genome shotgun sequence genome includes a region encoding these proteins:
- the LOC120265744 gene encoding putative disease resistance protein RGA3 has product MSIEAVLSTTLALIIKLSASQALQYLRPICGVADELEKLRRSLLSIQSVIGDAEERQLKDKAVKSWLTELKHVAYEADNILDEVNTLVLRRSSDIRNQMKNKVSDLFSLDNPILYRLLLGSKLRNVLKKIDGIMIEMHKFNLRVGNQLPQRNRPQTHSFIIEADVIGRDEDREYIVNMLTTNSLDDKMLVVCVVGMMGLGKTTVAQLVYGDLHVQKHFELRIWICASDDFDLEKIAKRIIESATGKQCDLTNMELLQQQLRTLVEAKRYLLVLDDVWNEDSHKWEELKNLLVCGDHSSRILVTTRKEQCLTVMDADMVYHPKCLSEESSWVLFEKSVFGRNAEKQPFMEKIGRSIVTRCGGLPFTLKALGSLTRFKKEEREWLSVAESEI; this is encoded by the exons ATGAGCATAGAAGCAGTTCTCTCCACCACCTTAGCTTTGATCATCAAGTTATCAGCATCTCAAGCACTCCAGTATCTCCGGCCAATATGCGGTGTGGCTGATGAGCTCGAAAAGCTCCGCaggtcattgttgtcaattcaGTCGGTAATTGGAGATGCAGAGGAGAGACAACTCAAGGACAAGGCTGTGAAGAGCTGGTTGACTGAACTCAAGCATGTAGCTTATGAAGCAGATAACATACTTGATGAGGTCAACACACTTGTTCTCAGGCGAAGTTCAGATATTCGCAATCAGATGAAAAACAAAGTGAGTGATTTATTTTCTCTTGATAATCCCATTTTGTATCGATTATTACTAGGGAGTAAACTCAGAAATGTATTGAAGAAAATTGATGGGATTATGATTGAGATGCACAAGTTCAATCTAAGAGTAGGTAATCAGCTGCCACAAAGAAATAGGCCACAGACACACTCATTTATAATAGAGGCTGATGTGATTGGCAGAGATGAAGATAGAGAGTATATAGTGAACATGCTCACAACCAATTCTTTAGATGATAAAATGCTAGTTGTTTGTGTGGTTGGTATGATGGGCTTAGGAAAGACTACGGTTGCTCAACTTGTCTATGGAGATTTGCATGTGCAGAAACACTTCGAGCTGCGCATATGGATATGTGCATCCGatgattttgatttggaaaagATTGCCAAAAGAATTATAGAGTCAGCCACCGGAAAACAGTGTGATCTTACAAACATGGAATTACTGCAGCAACAATTGAGGACATTGGTGGAAGCAAAGCGATATTTGCTAGTGTTGGATGATGTTTGGAATGAAGATTCCCACAAATGGGAAGAGCTAAAAAATTTACTTGTTTGCGGAGATCATTCAAGCAGAATCCTTGTTACAACGCGAAAGGAGCAGTGCTTGACGGTGATGGATGCAGACATGGTTTACCACCCCAAATGTTTATCTGAAGAGAGCTCctgggttttgtttgaaaaaagcGTATTTGGGAGGAATGCTGAGAAA CAACCATTCATGGAGAAAATTGGGAGAAGTATTGTGACGAGGTGCGGGGGATTACCCTTCACCCTAAAAGCCTTAGGGAGTTTAACGCGGTTTAAGAAAGAGGAAAGGGAGTG GTTGTCTGTGGCGGAAAGTGAAATTTGA
- the LOC120265743 gene encoding putative disease resistance protein RGA4 has product MKLRKETLIQLWMANGFIQYQAETDMEIKGHEIFNELVWRSFLQDVKEVRNHTSYSQTVITTCKMHDLMHKLAQLVMSDECFPELGCVELKTIPKGIRHLQVSADASSFLSDHHRSIGTILFPNRFSRVVEKLEFLRVLDLQLSKIDKFPAWIRDLRHLRYLDLSQTSIRKLPEEICMLVNLQTLKLNCCHRLTELPTSIVFMCNLRHLHIDNCLELRSMPAGLSQLQSLRTITKYVVNNSTGSDIRELQQLNLGGRLALYNLHQVRDAGIAKEANLDSKPNIISLTLCWGASDYQSYYAEEPAEYAEGVLEALKPHYGVKMLSIAHYPGVAFPLWLRDVKEFRNLLEVHLEDCKGCLQLPPLDQLPLLEVLHLRQMEGIRHISNNSKSSAVQAFPALKNLVLNNMRNLEGWFADEELEAVQSFFPSLILLNIDECPKLKTMPYIPTLEELLIVSSSNETDTSLFTGQRAYFKQLKSLNKLTIERCEELALMLGDEEETRAISISLQNITICYCNQFVSTPGIWNLPFVKHLEIYGCSTLVSWPFMILQGLKSLKTLCISLCKNFTGLSSEMHSSLEDGGLPCLEVLDLLYCDALLELPECLTLRLNVISCPCIKSLNAAPKCLTELHVQSCWELVSLSKDMGHLSSLKHIELNDCPKLRTLPEGMQGLNSLQLLHVEKCSSLEAFPEGLQQLLHQLKGLTIRDCAELERRCKPEGEYSQLVSEIRSTDIGNTGPRKSTPKQG; this is encoded by the exons ATGAAATTGAGAAAAGAGACATTGATTCAGCTTTGGATGGCTAATGGTTTCATTCAGTATCAAGCAGAGAcagatatggaaatcaaaggtCATGAGATTTTCAATGAGCTGGTATGGAGATCATTTTTGCAAGATGTAAAAGAGGTCAGGAATCATACATCTTATTCTCAAACTGTCATTACGACGTGCAAGATGCATGATCTAATGCACAAGCTTGCACAATTGGTGATGAGTGATGAATGCTTTCCAGAACTTGGATGTGTTGAATTGAAAACAATCCCAAAGGGAATACGGCATTTGCAAGTCTCTGCTGATGCATCCAGTTTCCTGAGTGATCACCATAGGAGCATTGGCACCATTCTGTTTCCAAATCGATTCTCAAGAGTGGTGGAAAAGCTTGAATTTCTTAGAGTACTTGACTTGCAGCTATCTAAGATTGACAAATTTCCGGCATGGATAAGAGATTTACGACATCTAAGATATCTTGATCTTTCACAGACTAGCATTCGGAAATTACCTGAGGAAATCTGCATGCTGGTCAATTTGCAGACATTGAAACTCAATTGCTGTCACAGACTTACTGAGCTACCCACGAGCATAGTCTTCATGTGCAACCTCCGACACCTTCATATCGATAACTGTCTTGAATTAAGAAGCATGCCCGCTGGTCTGAGTCAACTACAAAGCTTGAGAACAATAACAAAGTATGTTGTCAACAATAGCACCGGGTCCGACATAAGAGAGCTGCAGCAATTGAATCTTGGTGGACGGCTCGCATTGTATAACCTCCACCAGGTGAGGGATGctggtattgcaaaagaagcTAATCTTGATTCCAAACCAAACATTATCTCATTGACATTATGTTGGGGTGCATCAGATTATCAGTCATATTATGCAGAAGAGCCTGCAGAATATGCAGAGGGGGTGTTAGAAGCCTTGAAACCTCACTATGGAGTTAAAATGCTGAGCATAGCGCATTACCCTGGTGTCGCATTTCCCTTGTGGCTAAGAGATGTGAAGGAATTCCGAAATCTTCTAGAGGTTCATCTTGAAGATTGCAAAGGATGTCTGCAGTTGCCCCCACTTGATCAATTGCCATTGCTTGAGGTTCTTCATCTGAGACAAATGGAAGGAATCAGACATATTAGTAACAACTCAAAGAGTTCTGCAGTTCAAGCATTCCCTGCACTAAAAAACTTGGTGCTGAACAATATGAGGAATTTGGAAGGATGGTTTGCAGATGAAGAACTAGAAGCAGTTCAATCATTCTTTCCATCCCTAATTCTACTGAACATTGATGAATGCCCAAAGCTAAAAACCATGCCATATATTCCTACACTCGAAGAATTATTGATAGTGAGTTCATCTAATGAGACAGATACCTCTCTCTTCACTGGGCAAAGAGCGTACTTCAAGCAATTGAAATCTCTCAACAAATTAACAATTGAGAGATGTGAAGAACTGGCTTTGATGttgggagatgaagaagaaacaagagCCATCAGTATATCTCTTCAAAATATTACCATTTGTTACTGCAATCAATTCGTATCAACTCCAGGAATATGGAACCTTCCCTTTGTCAAACATCTAGAGATCTATGGGTGTTCCACTCTGGTTTCCTGGCCTTTTATGATACTTCAAGGTTTGAAATCCCTCAAGACTCTGTGCATTAGCTTGTGTAAGAACTTCACAGGCTTATCATCAGAAATGCATTCATCACTTGAAGATGGCGGTCTGCCATGTTTGGAAGTACTTGATCTACTGTATTGTGATGCTCTGCTAGAACTGCCTGAATGCCTGACGTTACGTTTGAATGTTATCTCTTGTCCATGCATCAAGTCTTTGAATGCTGCACCAAAATGCCTAACTGAACTCCATGTGCAGAGTTGTTGGGAGCTTGTGTCTTTGTCGAAAGACATGGGGCATCTCAGTTCACTCAAACATATAGAGTTGAATGACTGTCCAAAACTGAGAACATTACCAGAAGGCATGCAAGGTCTCAATTCTCTTCAATTGCTGCATGTTGAAAAATGTAGCTCATTGGAGGCATTCCCAGAAGGCCTTCAGCAGTTACTTCACCAACTCAAAGGACTCACTATCAGAGATTGTGCAGAGTTGGAGAGGCGATGCAAGCCTGAAGGAGAGTATTCACAACTTGTCTCAGAAATCCGATCTACAGACATAGGCAACACAGGCCCGAGAAAAAGTACCCCTAAACAAG GATAA